A genomic segment from Propioniciclava sp. MC1595 encodes:
- a CDS encoding SCO6880 family protein yields MAAVYDDYGPDRVGFFFGLTGPRLAALTLAVIPVFVAVNQQRWILAAELAALAAVVTVLVVVPVRGRSATGWLLASLSFTAGKAFGWTSWRSMAATGKAEALENADLPGVMTGIEVHDGAPKGPAQTRYAIIQDHGLRTWAMTAAIRHPGVGMAEGDRRDQYGRGLTELLDVAARASLISDVVFLVRTVPDDGAERQQWIATHRRPDGPELARRMNDELATALTRAAVRTEAFVTFVVPETRIAKQAREFGGGLEGRTRVLYALADEMSAMLRGGMGMTDVTWLTSPQLALAVRTGFAPADRAGIIDALAAHQTDPVVCTEVPWAMAGPSGADTTMRHYSHDAWNSISSTIKLPDRGACLGALAPVLTPSEPGERRSYTVVFPILPFSRADRQTASGEWAADMGEGLRGRLQIRQRSRDRANVNRAHRLDAKLASGHALTRPYAVACVTVAKTMRVAEFGRRLDASIRRAGFAPLRLDLAQDAGFAAATLPLGLGLTRKADE; encoded by the coding sequence ATGGCGGCGGTGTACGACGACTACGGCCCGGACCGGGTCGGCTTCTTCTTCGGATTGACCGGCCCCCGGCTGGCGGCCCTGACCCTCGCGGTCATCCCCGTGTTCGTTGCCGTCAACCAGCAGCGCTGGATACTGGCCGCCGAGTTGGCCGCCCTCGCTGCGGTGGTGACGGTTCTGGTCGTCGTCCCCGTCCGCGGAAGATCGGCCACCGGCTGGCTGCTCGCCAGCCTGAGTTTCACCGCCGGGAAGGCGTTCGGGTGGACGTCGTGGCGCAGTATGGCCGCCACCGGGAAGGCCGAGGCCCTCGAGAACGCCGACCTGCCCGGCGTGATGACCGGCATCGAGGTCCACGACGGAGCCCCCAAGGGCCCCGCACAGACCCGGTACGCGATCATCCAGGACCACGGCCTGCGCACGTGGGCGATGACCGCCGCGATCCGTCACCCCGGCGTCGGCATGGCCGAGGGCGACCGCCGCGACCAGTACGGCCGCGGCCTCACCGAACTGCTCGATGTCGCCGCGCGGGCGTCCCTGATCAGCGACGTCGTGTTCCTGGTCCGCACCGTCCCCGACGACGGCGCCGAACGCCAGCAGTGGATCGCAACCCATCGGCGTCCCGACGGCCCCGAACTTGCCCGCCGCATGAACGACGAGCTCGCCACCGCCTTGACCCGCGCCGCGGTCCGCACCGAGGCGTTCGTCACGTTCGTGGTCCCTGAAACCCGGATCGCGAAGCAGGCGCGCGAGTTCGGCGGCGGCCTGGAGGGACGCACCCGCGTGCTGTACGCCCTGGCCGACGAGATGTCCGCCATGTTGCGCGGCGGGATGGGCATGACCGACGTGACCTGGCTCACCTCGCCCCAGCTGGCGCTCGCGGTCCGCACCGGTTTCGCCCCCGCCGACCGGGCCGGGATCATCGACGCCCTCGCCGCCCACCAGACCGACCCAGTCGTGTGCACCGAGGTGCCGTGGGCGATGGCCGGTCCCTCCGGCGCCGACACGACGATGCGGCACTACTCCCACGACGCCTGGAACTCGATCAGCTCCACTATCAAGCTCCCCGACCGGGGCGCCTGCCTCGGCGCCCTCGCCCCGGTGCTGACCCCCAGCGAACCGGGGGAGCGGCGCAGCTACACGGTCGTGTTCCCGATCCTGCCGTTCAGCCGCGCCGACCGGCAGACCGCCTCCGGCGAATGGGCCGCCGACATGGGCGAAGGACTCCGCGGCCGCCTCCAGATCAGGCAACGCTCCCGCGACCGCGCCAACGTCAACCGCGCCCACCGCCTCGACGCCAAGCTCGCCTCCGGGCACGCCCTCACCCGCCCCTACGCGGTCGCGTGCGTCACCGTCGCCAAGACCATGCGCGTCGCCGAGTTCGGACGCCGCCTCGACGCGTCCATCCGTCGCGCCGGCTTCGCACCCCTGCGCCTCGACCTTGCCCAGGACGCGGGCTTCGCCGCCGCCACCCTCCCGCTCGGCCTCGGCCTGACCAGGAAGGCCGACGAATGA
- a CDS encoding ATP-binding protein, producing MRTPPRGRSTAQLLADFGHDLPTKPEPERPGKEPYLFHASPRRGQRCPGRGWNPARTPVVQYRMTSDQAAAWWPFIANPPLPPTGAQIGIDELSGGSFYADPLGWVLDDTVPVTNPNVITFGKPGGGKSTNTKNFATLMMDFGYKVFVLGDPKDEYEPLCRAFGVQPFAVGPGMSARINPLDFGPLGDGWDTLDRAEAQRRAGIIFRRWLTLIRGLVGSQFVGEQRVPFGPTDARVVESALAQLTGYVDGHHTLHVTTIPALWQLLANPTDQLVTECRYASTRQFLDETRLLRDALGQLVTGALAGLFDAPTTIAVDWTAPIQSFSLSRLEPLGDEAMGIALTCLSSWGRAMREIKAPGDLRINIRDEMWKQMRLGLEAVKSLDADMRFSRRDGEIQFVVGHKPGDMLTVGESTSAATAIAKELLNLADLKILHGQDSSVARELADLLELGPIAEHLMADWATQRKGRALWCVGKQIYKVQTVLHPAAAAFTYTNQAIDGAR from the coding sequence ATGAGGACGCCACCCCGCGGGCGCTCCACCGCGCAACTGCTCGCCGACTTCGGCCACGACCTGCCCACCAAACCCGAACCCGAGCGTCCCGGCAAGGAGCCGTATCTGTTCCACGCGTCGCCGCGGCGGGGGCAGCGGTGTCCGGGGCGGGGTTGGAACCCAGCCCGCACGCCGGTCGTCCAGTACCGCATGACCAGCGACCAGGCCGCGGCGTGGTGGCCGTTCATCGCGAACCCGCCCCTGCCGCCCACCGGCGCGCAGATCGGCATCGACGAACTCTCCGGGGGCAGCTTCTACGCCGACCCGCTCGGTTGGGTCCTCGACGACACCGTCCCGGTCACCAACCCCAACGTGATCACGTTCGGCAAGCCCGGCGGCGGCAAGTCGACCAACACCAAGAACTTCGCCACCCTGATGATGGACTTCGGCTACAAGGTGTTCGTCCTCGGCGACCCCAAGGACGAGTACGAACCCCTGTGCCGTGCGTTCGGCGTCCAACCCTTCGCCGTCGGCCCGGGCATGAGCGCCCGCATCAACCCCCTCGACTTCGGCCCCCTCGGCGACGGCTGGGACACCCTCGACCGGGCCGAAGCCCAACGCCGGGCCGGCATCATCTTCCGACGCTGGCTCACTCTGATCCGCGGGCTGGTCGGCTCCCAGTTCGTCGGCGAGCAACGCGTCCCGTTCGGGCCCACCGACGCCCGCGTCGTCGAGTCCGCCCTCGCGCAACTCACCGGCTACGTCGACGGTCACCACACCCTGCACGTGACCACCATCCCTGCCCTGTGGCAGCTGCTCGCCAACCCCACTGACCAGCTGGTCACCGAGTGCCGGTACGCGTCGACAAGGCAGTTCCTCGACGAGACCCGCCTGCTGCGCGACGCCCTCGGCCAGTTGGTGACCGGGGCGCTGGCCGGCCTGTTCGACGCGCCCACCACCATCGCCGTCGACTGGACGGCACCGATCCAGTCGTTCTCGCTGTCCCGCCTCGAGCCCCTCGGCGATGAGGCCATGGGCATCGCGCTGACCTGCCTGTCCTCGTGGGGACGCGCCATGCGCGAGATCAAGGCCCCCGGTGACCTGCGGATCAACATCCGCGACGAGATGTGGAAGCAGATGCGCCTCGGCCTCGAAGCGGTCAAGAGTCTGGACGCCGACATGCGGTTCTCTCGCCGCGACGGGGAGATCCAGTTCGTCGTCGGCCACAAGCCGGGCGACATGCTCACGGTGGGGGAGTCGACCTCGGCGGCGACCGCGATCGCCAAGGAACTGCTGAACCTGGCCGACCTGAAGATCCTCCACGGCCAGGACTCCAGCGTTGCCCGCGAGCTCGCCGACCTGCTGGAACTCGGCCCGATCGCCGAACATCTGATGGCCGACTGGGCCACCCAGCGCAAGGGTCGCGCCCTGTGGTGCGTGGGCAAGCAGATCTACAAGGTGCAGACCGTCCTGCACCCCGCGGCCGCCGCGTTCACGTACACCAACCAGGCGATCGACGGCGCTCGCTAG
- a CDS encoding bifunctional lytic transglycosylase/C40 family peptidase: MKAVAWVLALLLSALLTVPLAVVLFVTTLATPAVAAGSCTPPASAIGLPQPGSPRQASLHNPPTEIPADVLALYEAAANRYGLPWTLLAGVGMEETNHGRNNATSSAGARGLMQFMPATFASYGVDGNGDGRAVIIDDADSVHSAANYLVASGALSGPDGVRKALFAYNHALWYVNDVLYYAAAYSGGDVAENPCVTDDTDTTGAPLSGTGPATDAVNAALRWIGTRYSWGGGTPSGPSTGICCSPGGQDGRVVTGFDCSGLVLYAYAQIGVRLPHLAHDITYNSGGQVIPRDFAQMRPGDVIGFSYTPGGRVFHAGIYMGDGRMVNSDGSGVSIDSLTTGYYSRLAWRVVRFVGSSDAGGPGMYTP, encoded by the coding sequence ATGAAGGCTGTTGCTTGGGTCCTCGCACTCTTGCTGAGCGCCCTGCTCACGGTCCCGCTCGCGGTGGTGTTGTTCGTCACCACGCTCGCCACCCCAGCTGTCGCGGCCGGGAGTTGTACCCCGCCGGCGTCCGCGATCGGTCTGCCGCAGCCTGGGAGTCCTCGTCAGGCGAGTCTGCACAACCCGCCGACCGAGATCCCGGCCGACGTGCTGGCGCTCTACGAGGCCGCCGCGAACCGGTACGGGCTGCCCTGGACGCTGCTCGCCGGGGTCGGCATGGAAGAGACCAACCACGGACGCAACAACGCCACGTCAAGCGCCGGCGCTCGCGGCCTGATGCAGTTCATGCCGGCCACGTTCGCTTCCTACGGGGTCGACGGCAACGGCGACGGTCGGGCGGTCATCATCGACGACGCGGACAGTGTCCACTCCGCTGCCAACTACCTGGTCGCGTCGGGTGCGCTGTCGGGTCCGGACGGCGTCCGGAAGGCCCTGTTCGCCTACAACCACGCGCTTTGGTACGTCAACGACGTCCTCTACTACGCCGCGGCCTACAGCGGTGGTGACGTCGCAGAGAACCCGTGCGTGACCGACGACACAGACACCACGGGCGCGCCCTTGTCCGGCACCGGTCCGGCGACGGACGCCGTCAACGCCGCCCTCCGCTGGATCGGCACCCGCTACAGCTGGGGCGGCGGCACCCCCAGCGGACCCTCGACCGGGATCTGCTGCTCACCCGGAGGCCAGGACGGACGCGTCGTCACCGGGTTCGACTGCTCCGGCCTCGTGCTGTACGCCTACGCCCAGATCGGTGTCCGTCTCCCACACCTTGCCCACGACATCACCTACAACTCCGGCGGCCAGGTGATCCCGCGGGACTTCGCCCAGATGAGGCCGGGCGACGTGATCGGCTTCTCTTACACACCCGGAGGCCGCGTGTTCCACGCCGGCATCTACATGGGCGACGGCCGGATGGTGAACTCCGACGGCAGCGGCGTCTCGATCGACAGCCTGACCACCGGGTACTACAGCAGGCTCGCCTGGCGGGTGGTGAGGTTCGTCGGATCGTCGGACGCGGGTGGGCCTGGGATGTACACCCCGTGA